In Coturnix japonica isolate 7356 chromosome 11, Coturnix japonica 2.1, whole genome shotgun sequence, the sequence ATTTGCTGGTACAAAAAGGCTGTGCACTCCTTTATTTACAAGGGAAACAGCAGTAAATGGGGTGAAGGAAAAAGCTTCTCAGAGCATGTGAGTAATGTAACCATGACACAGACACCTTCCCacgggctgcagctcctgcaaaaAAGCAAGTGGCTGCAACAGTCattggtgctgctgagcagcacatccGTGAGAGGGGTTTGAAGTGCTGACACATTGGGCTGACAGACATGGTGCTGGAGCACTGTCTCCTTTGAAACAGCAAGAATGCTGCTGCACAGTGCATATTCCTGCATAAGGGCTGGAGGGAAAAGTTCAGTCCTCCCTTTCCCATCACCAGTGCATCCTTGGTGATGCTATTGCAAGCTCATTCAGAACAAGGGGCTGGGCAATGCATTCCTAAATTGActcatatatgtatatatatttattttttttcccctagatgATGTTAAAGCCACACAAATGAGGTTATTCCTATGAGTTCCAGGAGCAGAGTCATTTTGTCCTGACGTGCAGCACCCTGCCTGCCCTGACAGAAGGCTGCTTCCCTGCTCCAGTCTCTGCAGCCAAGGTACAGCTTATCCTGGAAGATGGTattctgctgcagggatggggccaGGCTTTGGCAGAGCAAGAACACCCACATAAGCTGCTGGAGCACTGAGCTGTTCTTATTTCCAGAGGTTAgtcaagggaaaaagaaagaacgCCAAACATAGAAGTCTGGGCCACTTATTACCTGCAGGGTATTCCTGTCCACAGCTATTACCCAACATGTGCCAGCCAAGACCCCTATCCTCACTCTGGGTCCCAGGTACCCAGCACAGACCTGGGTGGCAGAGAGCTGAAAAGAGCTGCCCTGAGTGGCCTCCTGGCCTCGCAGGCTTATGGTACTAAAGCACACCCCAGTAATGAGAGATGCCTGGGTGCCCTTGCTGCTGACATGGTGCTTCCTATCTCCTTACAAGGAAGCAGATGTCCCATCTGGGGCACCCTGTGTGCCATGGTATGCTGTCATCCCTTTTGCATGCTCTTACAATGCACCACCACTTGCAGCCCCCTaccaaaacagaacaacccAAGAGCCTGAGCTCCTTGGTACCTCTGGGTCCCCTGTGAGGGCAGCGCAGgcaggcagagccagcaggaTAAGAACATGGAGTCTGAGGCAGCCTGACAAAGGACCTTTAGTAAGAACAGAGGTCCTGGAGGCTGCGAGCTGCTGGGCTTTGCTAAGAAACccactgagatgctgctggcCCCAGGGGTCCTTGCTTCTGCTGGCTGATGGGGCATTTTGCTGCTTTATCCTACTCAGAACTGTGAGGGCTGCTAAGGTGATTAAGAGATTGGAGCATCTGCCATATAAAAAACAGGCTGGAAGAATGAAGGCTTGGAGTGGTTCTTATCCACGTCTCTCAACACTTAGTGGTGGGTAAAGAAGACAGGCAGATTCTCCTTAGCGGCACCCAGTGACAGAATGAGAGCCATAGTGATAATAAAATGCAGGATTTCCATTTAAactaaagaaatgcttttttcctgtgAGGGTGGCTGAATACTGAAACAGGTGGTATAGCAGCATTCTGTCATCTCCATCCTCAGAAACAGTCAAAACCCAACACGAcatggccctgagcagcctgctcaAGCTAACACCATATTGAGCAGGGGGGAATGGAAGGCTGTGTTCACTGTgttcagaggtcccttcccagCTCAACTCCATAATTCCTTGATCCGCTGTGGCTCAGTATCACTGTGATGAGACATACACAGTCCTACTGCTCTCACTTCCAGCCATTGCCTCCTTCCTCTGGGGCAGGTCAGGACTTCCCTGTGCTGAGTATGTGACCCTGCTCTGCCCATTGCAGCATGGCACCTTCTTATGCTCTGCAGCATCTTGATAACTCAGAGAGCTCAGGGGAAGCAAGAACTCCTTTCACTGCTACGAGAGATGCCTGTCTCACTGTTGGTAAAAGCAGAAGGTTGATCCTCAGCTGAGAAACATCCAACTTGGTCAATCCAGCTCCCTGCCCCTCGGCACCCACGCAACACCAACGCTCTTTTAaaggtttgcttttatttctgcttttaaaatcaaaattagTCATTCTCTGtaattacattatatatatagatttatAGAGACATTATAGAAAAAGAATTTGTTGCTTTCCTcctgcaaacaaaaaaaacagtaaataaaaaataaaccaacaagGAAAAGGTGGCAGTGTCCATCTGTCCGTCCCTCTGTCGCTCCTCCTgcccctgccctccccagcagaggggaagggctctgggctggggctgtgcctcactgtgctccaACATGGGGAGGGACAGGAGCATGCGGAGCTGGAAAGAAGAAACGCCAGCagaatatattaatattatctcatatctcattttatttaagtCCTGCGGACTTCCAGGTGTGGCAAAAGGGGCAGCAGTTCCTTCCCAGCTCAGGCGacttctggaaagaaacagcatcGCTTCCAAAGTGTTGGTCCTTCCAGGACAGGGCACGTGTCCCCAAGCAACTGGAAGGCAAGAGGCGGAGGAATCCAGTGCGTCTCCCTGCCGCTCCGATCCCAGCAGCTGTAGCACGAAGGGTGGGTTCCCTGTGTGTTTTCAATAGCAGTCGAAGGGTTGGGGTGTGCAGCGAGCCCCTCCTCGCACAGGGGTGTATGTGTGGCACCCCTTGTGGCTGGTGCTTGGGGCAGGGGAAGCGGTGCTCCATAAGGCAGTGTGCGGCCGCGGCGAGCGTGATGCTGcggtgctgctgtgagcagggccGGTGGCTGGGCCCAGTCTGTGAGCCCGtgtgcagcccagcagtgccttTGTCCTCAAGGGATAGCAGGTGGCTCCGTGCGGCATCTCAGAAAGCTGTGCTGGCCATGCTGGCTGGTGCAAAGATCCGGGGGAGGCTGTCCAGGGTCTCCTCCAGTCGCCGGTGTGCTGATTTGCCATCTTCCCCTGCAAGCAATTGCCATAGTCAGTGAAGCAAAGGGCAGAAGCTCTGTTCCCTGCCCATCCCTGGCCTCACAGCAAAAATGATGCTAATGCCTGACAGTGCTGAGCCACAGAGCTGTTGGTAATgtgttggcacagctgcctggggaggtgggggagcGCCTGGCTGTGGAGgagttcaagaaccatggagatgtggcactgggagGGAGGTCAGTGGGCAGGGTGGGGCTGGACATGGGGATCTGATTCTTGTGTTCTCCTTAGTGCACCCTTGGACAGATCCCATCCCTAAGAGCCCACAGAGCTCCCAGTCCAGGAGATGAAGCAAGTGGGCCAGGCTTGGGGATGATGTTGTGACACCCCAACCAGCTATGCACTTCTGCATGCACCTACATGGCGACCCTGAGAGCTTCCCAACACCCCCACGTACACACAGGGCTGCACACTCCATGCTGAGATCTctgcccagcagccctgcacacagatctgcacacagcagccatCCCCAGCAGAGCTGGTGACACGGGACGCAGGACACGTGTGTGCACAGCATTGCCGTGGGGCTACAAACAACCAAGACACATAGACTCCAAGAAGTGACGTGGCTGACAGGCTCTAAGACAGAGACATTtgtgagcaaagcagcaggagtgGGGCTGAGGGATGAGGACAGCTCACATGTCCCAACCTGTGCAGCAGCTGCCGCGATCTGGAGGCCTAGAAACCCACTCAGATGGTTCTCTCAGTGCCATCtagcaaataataaataacaccCGTGCTTAGGGCTGTGCTTGCAGGAATCCTCGCTGCCCACCACCGCTCTCACCCCATAGAGTTCAGGCACCATGAGCTGGTGCATGGGGCAGGCAGGGACTGGCCCAGGTCCCTTTCTCCCTTGGGCAATGTATCGTGGGGTGATGCCCCTCCgggagctgtgagcaggggTGATGCAGGACACTCACCACACAGCATCAGGCTCTGCTTGGCTGCCTCCCGCACAGGCTCCTTGTCGGTTTGGCACAGGTAAACCAGCTGCTCAATGCTCTCCTTGGCCTgcaggagaggggagagggcTGAGCATGGATGTGACCCACAGGGGAAGGCAGCAAGgttcctgcagccctgtgcaagGTAGCAGGCAGGGCAGACCCCCAAGCCCCCTTTGGAGCTCAACCTCCAGACCAACCCTGGGCAGAAAAAGTCATAGagccacagaatggcttgggatggaccttcaagatcatccagttaCAACCCCAAAAGTCCCTTGGCAGTGCCCGCTTTCCCTTCCATCTGGGACACCCCTAGGAGCTGGAGGCTgcacagagacagcagcaggcagcttgGATTGCTTTCCATCCACCCCACAGCCTGCTCAGCCTGGAATCAAATACCCCATGGGCTTCATCATGCACCCATCTCACCTTGAGGCAGCCCAGCGCCACGCAGCCGGCCACGCGTGTCTGCACCTCCTCATCCTCCAGCTGTCCCAGGAAGCACACGAGGGCCTGGGGTAGAGCGAGGGCTCAGTGCCACCCCTCCAAGCAGCAACCCAGAGCCCACCTCATCCCCTGCTGCCCATGACGTACCCGTTGGCGGAAGCGAGGGTTTTCTGCCAGGCTGCGGAGCTGCGCCGACACAGCACTCACCACTTTGCTGTTCCCTTCCACCAGCAGCAAGCTGAGTGCCTTCAGCCCTTCCTTCTTCAGGCGGCCTTCGGGCACACGCTTCAGTGCCCGCAGCACCACGTCCTGGTCATCTGAGTTGAGgttctgtgccagcagcactgcggGGACAGCTCGGTGAGCTGAGCGTCTGCGGGGAGCTCAGCCTCCACCCACAGCAGGCAAAGGGACCCCACTAGGATGCTGGGGGCACTGCCCTGCTACTGGGACACCTCAACTGGGGACCTGCAGAATGCGAGGTCCAAAGGGAGCCCAGGATGGGAGTATAGGAAGGGGCTGAGGACCAGCAGCGGGGTCAGGGTGGGTGTACAGTGATGTACACCCTCTCTGGCCTCCAGCTCAGGGCATGAAGGAAGGGCACCCACCTTCCTCAGCCAGCTCCATCATGTAGGTGTCGAGCACCAGGGCACCAAGGGACTCAAAGTGGCTCCAGTACTGGAAGATGGTGACCTGCTCACCCTGGGTGCCACCGGGTCGCCGCGGCAGCCGCCGGTTCAGCACATCTTCCACCAGTTTCACACACACTGGGGGAAAATAATGAGGTCAGGGTAGGGTTAGAGATCCCCTTCCTCATAGGGGCGGAGATCCCCTTCCTGCACACCCACAGGCTCACCTGCATCAGCCAGTCCCGGGTGCCGCTCACTGATGGATGCTGCGTACTGTGCACTGAGCACCTGCAGGAACCGCTCCACGGGGCACGTGTAGATGTTGGGCAGCTCCACGCAGTGGTCCCAAAGGGGCAGCACCCCTTCTTTCCGCGTTGAGAACTGCACCACTGCAGGAACAGGTGGGTGTCAAGGTGCACATCCAGCTGGCACATCCCTCCTGTGCAGCCCCTTGCTGCCCTTACCTCCGGCAGCAGAACCCGCTGCTTCCGACCTCTCCTCCATCAGTTGGCACACGATCTCCAGCACTTGTGCCTCTCGCAGCAGCCTGTCCAGGGCAAACATCTCCCGGCACCTCAAAGGCCCAAAGGTGCCCAGGTTCTGTAAGGCACATGTAGGCCAGTGACCTTAAGGACAACACAGCACCCAGACCCCAGCGCAGCCACAGCATCTCAGAGGGGCTTAGGGGGGCCAGAAACTGCAAGGAGTCACAGCCAACCCTATGATGTGTCCCACCGTCATGTCCTACTCCCTGTAAGGAGCCATGGCCAACCCCAGGATGCATCCCACCGTCACATCCTCCTTCCTGTGAGGAGCCATAGCCAACCATGCACCACACCATCGTGTCCCACTCCCTGCAGGGAGCCTTGGCCAAGCCCAAGACGTGTCCCACCATCACGTCCCAGCCCCCAGCCTCACCAGCAGCATGTGGTTGCAGTTGTGGAGGTGAAGCACCAGGGCTTTATCCAGGAACTCATTGCCAGTGCTCATGGGGTCTGTGCTGCCCTCGGAGCCACTGCATGTTCCAGTATCAtctgctcccacctccccaGTGCTGGGATCCCGGCTTCCACGCCGCGCCCTACTGGCCCTCCTGCAAACAAGCAAGAGACCCAGCTGGATCAGTACAGGGCACCTGGATCCAGCCCTTCCTTCCCCACCAGAGCTCAGCACCCCAACCCCAGCTGCCCTGTGCCTCCTCCAGGAGACACCATAACATTCCACACACCTCTCATCCTGCAGAGCCTCCTCCTCGGAGCCCTCCGAGTCCTCCATGTCGGAGGTGTTGAGGAAGCTGAAGCTCTCCAAAGCATGCTCCACTGTGAGGCTGATGCTGGAGGCCCGGCTGAGGAACACACCCTGCTTGTGCTGCATAGGATAGAATGGTCAGATCTTAGCAAGCCACTCTAAGGGGCCTTGTTACCCTCATCCCTGAGCACTGCCATCAAGGATGGCCCCACTGCTACAATCCTTGTCATGAGGGATGTCCCCAACACTGCTGTAACAATTCAATATTCAATCAAAAAGGTGTTTCACCAGAGGTGTAACAAAGGATCAGCACaatagaaaggtgctataaaagaaggggaagagcTTACCCATAATAGAATATTCCAGGTTCCCAGGGGAAAGCTTCCCCAGGGGCAGTCAGCCTTCAAAAATGAGCtgtaagagaggtgcagccaggctccaccccttcagATCATACATCTGAACTGCCTTCCCCTGTGCTCCCATTgctgaccaggtcctttccccaggtgctcaatcagtgcttcaggccatggttcaacagttaccatacagCTGTTGTCACTGAATGGTACCAATGTGGATGGGCCCACCACCCTCATCCCTGCTCACTGCCATCAGGGATGGCCCCAGCAACCTTGTCCCTTGAGCACTGCCATAAGGGATGGCCCCAGCACCCTCATCTCTGATCACTACTATCTGGGATGGCTGCACCACCTTGGTCTCTGTCACCAGGGATGCCCCCACCACCCTCACAGCTGCTCACTGCCATCAGGGATGGCCCCCCCACCCTTGTGCCCTGGGCAGTGCCATCGCTCTTGtcactgttttctgctgtggaCTCCCCCCGACCCCCCTCACCAGCAGGATCTCCTCCAGGTGTTTGAGCTCCCGTtccaggggctgcagctctgggaacTGTCCCCTATAGTCATCCAGGGCGGAGGCCAGGAGGCTGATGGCCTCCTCCAGCCCCGAGTCCACGGCCTTCACCCGTGGGACCGCAGTGGGGCTGGTGgccaggtgtggggctgggacgGGCCCCTCCTCTGTGGGTGCCTGTGCCAACACGACGGCCGGTGTGGGGGCTTCACTTCCACAGCTGTCCTGCACTGGTGCTGGGCTTGCTGCTGGCTCAGCCTCCACCTCACAGGTTTCAGCCCATGCCACCATGGCACGTGGCTTGGCCTCAGGGCCACTGTCCTTCCCTGCACAGGTCTCTGGCACCGAATTCGAGGCACCAGGGAGGGAGTCATTGTCCAGCTTGCCCGCATCGTCTTCCTCCAGGCTGGGAGAGGGCTCCCATGGGCTCTCCGTAGCTTTGGCCTCCATGCTGCCATCCACGCTGGCTTCACTGATGTGGCTCAGAGTCCGGGTGTATGGCACATGCCCATTGGCCACCGCATCCTTCTTATGGCCATCCTGCTCCTCTGAGGGCTCAGGCAGCTCTGTCCCAGTGGGGATGCCACAGCCAGCCCCAgtctcctcctgctgctgtgagaaGGAGATCTCGATGGCGGGGGCTGAGGCCTGCACCTCGGGCTGCACGATGGGCTTGTGGGCGGCGTGACGGGTGCTGCTGGACAGCTGGGGGCTGGAGGAGTCATCCGACGACTCCGAGGAGATGGACCAAGCTGTGCCattctccagctcctcctgacGTCGCAGCATGTTCTAGGGAAGGCACAACAACATGTCAGGAAGCACTGAAGCTGCTGTGATCTCTGGGGCAGGAATGGGCTCTGCTTGCTGTGCCGCTGCCCCTTCCAGCTGGGGGGACCCAGCCATGGTGCCAATGGCTCTGCCAGCATGAGGAGATGGGGTCTACAGCAGCAAGAGAGCAACAGACCCACCACCAGCctgcagagggcagcagcagtgtcACATCAGTGCCACACCAACACCACCATTGTATCCCTATCACCAATGCTGGCTTAGCACCACACCACACCACCACGCCACGCCACTGCACCAACGTCATGCCGATGCCACACTGGTGTGACATCAGTGTCACCCCAGCATCACACTGCTGTCATCCCGATGCCACACCAGCACATATCAAGCTAGAGTCACGCAGCACCCCGCCACATTAGCACCGTGTTGGCCATCACGCCAGTGCCACGGCACGGCCACCAGTGCAAGGACAAGGCCAGGCCTTCTACTTGCTGTTGAGCAGGAGTGGAGCAGCTACACTACAGCAGGATGGCCAGGCCGCTGGGCTACACTACAGGCCGGCTCCAGCCATCACACTTACACGGCCTGGCTGCGGCCATCTCCCAAGCTCGACCGAGGAGACGTCGCCGCAAGAGCAGCTCCGAGACAGCTTCTCCAAGAGTGTCTCCCGAAAGATGTCTAACAAGGACCAACCGTGCTTGTCGGCTGCCCGCATTGGGCTCTTGGGCAGAGAGAAGAGGAGCTGTGAGGGCAGGAGGGCCGGCACCAGGAGCCATGGGCGGATGGATGGAGCTCTGCCACCCATTGGGACTTCCCCTGGCACACTCAAGTCAATAAAGCAAAGCCCACCGTGGGCACTTCAACCCAAGCATGGTTGCCCAGCTCCATACTTACATAGAATGCCTGCTCCCGCAGGGATGGCGTGTCGGGTGGGCTCTGGTTATAGGTGGAGAAGCGTTTGTTCACCGTGGAGGCCTTGTTGACGGTGCTGGCTGCTGAGGGCTGGTCATCCTTGTCgaaggggctgcaggggagAGTGGACAGGTGAGGCAAGTATCCTAAGCCAGAATCCATAGCAGAGAGCTGGAGGGTGTTGGACAGCACTTCAAGGTGCTCTTCAATCCATCTCTGGCTTTCCAGAACTGAAGGCCAATTTTGGGATGGGTGAAAGCTCAGGAGAGGTCAGTTGTTGGTCCCCATTCCTGCCAGACTCTACTGGCAAATCCTGTTGAGATACTCACTTCCACGTCACCTCCAGGCTGAGTTTGAGGGTGCCCAAGTCGTTGATATCCACCGCCACCACCTGGGGGAGAGCTGCAAAGAGATCCTTGGTCTCACAGGACACGTTGCCCACCACCACGTGGTTGGCCAGGCTCTTTAACTCCGTCacctggggaaggaggaggagaggatgagACCAAGACATCGTCAGTCAGGCTGCTGCAAGGATGCCAACACTATGGGATAGTATCCTCTATCCCAGCAAAGGGGGGGGTTTGAGTGAGGCCCAGTTCCCTCACTGCCTTGTGTGTCCCCAGCACAACCACTGCAGGTGTTGCCCTAATGCAGCTCCTGCCAGGAAGGAGCCCACTGGCCCACAGCATCCCTGTCCCACTTGTGCTCTGACTGCAGGGCTCCCTACCTTGATGGAGAGGAACTCGGTGATGAGAGGCAAGAAAACCATCTCCTCGCTGTCCCACACCTGCTTGCTGTTCACCTCGATGCGTCCCCGCAGCTTCCACCGCTGCCGCCCGTACTTCATGAAGATCTGGGGGAAGAGCAGAGGCATGGAAAGGGCTGCGCAGAGAGCTGGTGGtcagacagccaaggtcaggctgcacagggcactgatggagctgtgggtgtccctttTTtttgcagggagtgggaccagatggcctttaagggtcccttccaactcaaaccattctatcatTCATGGGGCTGGGAGTTTTCCCAGCAACCCAGAGCCACTCACAACAGATCTACAACAGACATTCCTGCTTGACACCAGCACCCACAGACAAGGCCCACCCGCATCCCTCAGGCTCAGCATAGactgcaggagggaggaggacAGATCCCCATCCATACACCCAAGGCTCCACCAACCTCATACTGATCACCAGCGCAGAGCCGGGCGAAACCTGCCAGCCCTGtaagagaaagcagagggatGATAGGACACAGCAGGCTAGTGCTGCtccagggctgggat encodes:
- the RIPOR1 gene encoding rho family-interacting cell polarization regulator 1 isoform X3, whose amino-acid sequence is MRACWAAPLPAMNEKQKGRPSRSHSTMSLSARPQRRVLVAKINRSQSFAGVNSTAERPFSRNLSPFTPTVSRKTGSRVSRMFSMSHKSPPPKVPQPNRLDEVYEALKKGLTAYLEVHQLELEKLSTQIRESKRNSRLGFLYDLDKQVKSIERFLRRLEFHASKIDELYEAYCIQRRLRDGAHNMVKAYSTGSPGSREARESLAEASKGYKEYTENMCLLESELESQLGEFHVRMKGLAGFARLCAGDQYEIFMKYGRQRWKLRGRIEVNSKQVWDSEEMVFLPLITEFLSIKVTELKSLANHVVVGNVSCETKDLFAALPQVVAVDINDLGTLKLSLEVTWNPFDKDDQPSAASTVNKASTVNKRFSTYNQSPPDTPSLREQAFYNMLRRQEELENGTAWSISSESSDDSSSPQLSSSTRHAAHKPIVQPEVQASAPAIEISFSQQQEETGAGCGIPTGTELPEPSEEQDGHKKDAVANGHVPYTRTLSHISEASVDGSMEAKATESPWEPSPSLEEDDAGKLDNDSLPGASNSVPETCAGKDSGPEAKPRAMVAWAETCEVEAEPAASPAPVQDSCGSEAPTPAVVLAQAPTEEGPVPAPHLATSPTAVPRVKAVDSGLEEAISLLASALDDYRGQFPELQPLERELKHLEEILLHKQGVFLSRASSISLTVEHALESFSFLNTSDMEDSEGSEEEALQDERRASRARRGSRDPSTGEVGADDTGTCSGSEGSTDPMSTGNEFLDKALVLHLHNCNHMLLNLGTFGPLRCREMFALDRLLREAQVLEIVCQLMEERSEAAGSAAGVVQFSTRKEGVLPLWDHCVELPNIYTCPVERFLQVLSAQYAASISERHPGLADAVCVKLVEDVLNRRLPRRPGGTQGEQVTIFQYWSHFESLGALVLDTYMMELAEEVLLAQNLNSDDQDVVLRALKRVPEGRLKKEGLKALSLLLVEGNSKVVSAVSAQLRSLAENPRFRQRALVCFLGQLEDEEVQTRVAGCVALGCLKAKESIEQLVYLCQTDKEPVREAAKQSLMLCDGTERTI
- the RIPOR1 gene encoding rho family-interacting cell polarization regulator 1 isoform X1 yields the protein MRACWAAPLPAMNEKQKGRPSRSHSTMSLSARPQRRVLVAKINRSQSFAGVNSTAERPFSRNLSPFTPTVSRKTGSRVSRMFSMSHKSPPPKVPQPNRLDEVYEALKKGLTAYLEVHQLELEKLSTQIRESKRNSRLGFLYDLDKQVKSIERFLRRLEFHASKIDELYEAYCIQRRLRDGAHNMVKAYSTGSPGSREARESLAEASKGYKEYTENMCLLESELESQLGEFHVRMKGLAGFARLCAGDQYEIFMKYGRQRWKLRGRIEVNSKQVWDSEEMVFLPLITEFLSIKVTELKSLANHVVVGNVSCETKDLFAALPQVVAVDINDLGTLKLSLEVTWNPFDKDDQPSAASTVNKASTVNKRFSTYNQSPPDTPSLREQAFYNMLRRQEELENGTAWSISSESSDDSSSPQLSSSTRHAAHKPIVQPEVQASAPAIEISFSQQQEETGAGCGIPTGTELPEPSEEQDGHKKDAVANGHVPYTRTLSHISEASVDGSMEAKATESPWEPSPSLEEDDAGKLDNDSLPGASNSVPETCAGKDSGPEAKPRAMVAWAETCEVEAEPAASPAPVQDSCGSEAPTPAVVLAQAPTEEGPVPAPHLATSPTAVPRVKAVDSGLEEAISLLASALDDYRGQFPELQPLERELKHLEEILLHKQGVFLSRASSISLTVEHALESFSFLNTSDMEDSEGSEEEALQDERRASRARRGSRDPSTGEVGADDTGTCSGSEGSTDPMSTGNEFLDKALVLHLHNCNHMLLNLGTFGPLRCREMFALDRLLREAQVLEIVCQLMEERSEAAGSAAGVVQFSTRKEGVLPLWDHCVELPNIYTCPVERFLQVLSAQYAASISERHPGLADAVCVKLVEDVLNRRLPRRPGGTQGEQVTIFQYWSHFESLGALVLDTYMMELAEEVLLAQNLNSDDQDVVLRALKRVPEGRLKKEGLKALSLLLVEGNSKVVSAVSAQLRSLAENPRFRQRALVCFLGQLEDEEVQTRVAGCVALGCLKAKESIEQLVYLCQTDKEPVREAAKQSLMLCGEDGKSAHRRLEETLDSLPRIFAPASMASTAF